AATTTAAGAAGAAACAAGAAAAAATTTAGAATAACTTTATTCTCTTTAATAATTAGTGTAGTTATATTTATATCATTTAGTGGATTTTTAGCTTTATTTGAAAAAGCCAGTGAATTAAATACGGGTAGGATGACTTATGATATAAGAGTTTGGAAAAGTGGTCTAAAAGAAAATAATAATATAATAGAAGAACTAAATAAAATAAATGGAATAAAGAGAACTATTGTTACTAATGACTATTGGGTAGGTATAAATGTTAATGAAAATGATATAAATAAAAAATATAAAAAGGTTATAGATGACTTTTTTTCTACAAAAAGTAAAAATAATCAAATTGTATATGACTTTAATATGGAACGAAATACTTTCCAATTTATATCAGATAAAGATATAAACACCCTAAAATTAAAAGATGGCAATTTTGATAAAGAAACAGCTATAAAAGAAAATGGAATAATAATTAGAAATAAAAGCTTATATATAGAACCGGGCAAAGCTTATGATATTTCATTAACTAATTATAAAGTTGGAGATACAATAGATGCATATAAGAGATATTTTGATAAAAATGATAAAGAAATAACAGAGCCTATAAAATTAAAAGTTTTAGCTACTACTGAAGATTCACTTATAGGAAGTAGTGGTTCTAGCTATATGGGAATAGATTTTATAACTTATAATGAGGTAGGTAAAAAATTAGGCTATGAAATAAGTGATTCAAATATATACATATACTCTGATAAAAAAGAAAATACAAGAAAAGCAGTAAGTGATATAGGCAAAAAATATGGATATGATGTACGTGATGAAGTGGAAGAGGCATTAAAAATTGAAACATCTATTAGTGTAGTAAAAATATTCGTATATGGATTTATATTTATTATATCTTTAGTAAGTGTGATAAATATAGTAAATACAATAAGTACAAATATAAATCTAAGAAAAAGAGAATTTGCAATAATTAAATCTATAGGTACAACGCCTAATGGATTTAATAGAATAATATATTTTGAAAGTTTGCTGTATGGCGTTTTAGCATTAATGTATGGAGTTCCTATAGCAATTGGAATAGATGTAATTATGAATAAAACTATTGGAAATGTTGTAGAATTAGGAATGATACTTCCATGGAAGTCAGTTTTAGTAAGTGTTTTAGGCATATTTACTGTTACATTTATTGCATCGTATATACCTATGAAAAAGTTAAACAAAGAAAGTATAATAGAAAATATTAGACAAGATAGTATATAGGAATAAGCATAAAAGAAAATGGGTAAGGTGTGTAGTTATTTAAATTACAACCTATACCCATTTTTTTATGTAACGTACGAAGTTGTTAGCGCTATGAGCTAAACGGATTAGTACTAAATAAAATACTAAAAACGGACATAATACAAATTTCGACATTAATTTTAAATAAAATAATATATTATAATAATTGCCAGTTGAACTTAGTATATAAAAAAGGAGATAGATAGATGTTTAATATTTTGATAATTGAAGATGATGATACAATTGCTTTTGGAGTTAAATCATTTTTATCGAAAAGCAACTATAACGTTATTCATGGTGAAAATTTAAAAAGAGGAAAAGAACTTTTTAAAACAGATATAGATTTAATATTGCTAGACTTAAATCTACCTGATGGATCAGGATTTGAGTTTTGTCGTTATGTAAAAGAAATTAAAGATATCCCTATTATTTTTCTTACTATCAATGATGAAGACAGCAATATGATAAAAGGATTAGATATGGGGGGAGATGACTATATTACAAAACCCTTTAAATTAAGTGTTTTACAATCTCGTATTAGTGCAGTGTTACGTAGAACAGTAAAACAGCAAATCCAAGAAGATATTTTATGTTGCAAAAACATTAAAGTAATAAAATCTCAATCAAGAGTGTATAAAAACAATCAAGAGGTAGAATTAACACTTGGTGAGTATAACTTATTATTACAATTATTAGAAAATAAAAATCGAACTTTAACAAGATCTATATTGTTGGAAAATTTATGGGATGTTAATGGAGAATTTGTAAATAACAACACATTATCAGTAGCAATAAAGCGTCTTAGAGAAAAGTTAGAAGATGCATCTTTTATTAAAACTGTAAGAGGCATAGGCTATAGGTTGGAGGATTAAATTTTATATGAATAAAAAAGGTATGAGTATATGGTTAGCTACAAGCTTTATATATATAACAATTGTTTGTGTTATATGTGGTGCTTTTATTTACAAGCAATCAGAGAACATGTTCTATGAAAAAGCGGCACAACTTATAGCAGTTGGCACGAATGC
Above is a genomic segment from Romboutsia lituseburensis containing:
- a CDS encoding response regulator transcription factor; this encodes MFNILIIEDDDTIAFGVKSFLSKSNYNVIHGENLKRGKELFKTDIDLILLDLNLPDGSGFEFCRYVKEIKDIPIIFLTINDEDSNMIKGLDMGGDDYITKPFKLSVLQSRISAVLRRTVKQQIQEDILCCKNIKVIKSQSRVYKNNQEVELTLGEYNLLLQLLENKNRTLTRSILLENLWDVNGEFVNNNTLSVAIKRLREKLEDASFIKTVRGIGYRLED